The Candidatus Sulfotelmatobacter sp. genomic interval CTGATCCGCCGCTACAGCGAGACGCGCCGCCGCCACCCCTATCACGAGGACGGGGCCGGGCTGGGCGAGGCGATCGCCGCCGAGCGCACCGCGCTGGCGCCGCTGCGCGACCATGCCGACGTCGTCTGGGACACCAGCCGCATGACGCTCGGCGAGCTCAAGGAGCGCATCGCGACGACGTTCGTCGGCGGCGAAGCGCGGCGGCTGCGCGTGGCGATCGTCGCCTTCGGTTTCAAGTACGGCCTCCCGCTCGACGCCGACCTCGTCTTCGACGTGCGCTTTCTGCCCAACCCCAATTACGTCGAGGCGCTGCGAGACCTGACCGGCTACGACGGCCCCGTCGCCGCTTACCTCGAGGCGGTCCCCGACACCGACGCGTTCCTCGAGCGCGTCTTGCCGCTGCTGGATTTCCTCATCCCGCGCTACGCGCTGGAAGGCAAGTCGCAGGTGCGCGTCGCGATCGGCTGCACCGGCGGGCGGCACCGCAGCGTCTACCTGGGCCGGCGCATTCAGCAGCACCTCAGCGAGACGACCAGCGCGATCGCCACCTTCGACGCGCGGGATCTGGCCCGATGAGCGCGCGGCTGCGGCGCTCGCTCACGCTGGCGCGCTGGCTGCTGCCGGGGCTGGGCGTGAAACGGTGGCTGCTGCTGGCGGTGATCGGCACCGCCTTGTTCGTCAACGGCATCTCACGCTACCTGACCGATCAGGGACAAACGCTGCGCGTCAACGAGCTGGTCGATTCGCTGGTCGCCGAGTTCTTCGCCCCGGTCTACCTCTCGTACGTCTTCATCGGCGTCGGTGCGCTGTTGGCGGCGTTCGGGATTTGGCGCTGGCTGACCGCGATCGTCAGCGCGGTGACGCCGCAAGGCTCGAACCGCATCCTGGACGCGGTCATGCAGCGCCGCTTGCAGCAGGGTTACCGCATCGTCGTCGTCGGCGGTGGCACCGGCCTCTCGACGATGCTGCGCGGCCTCAAGAAAGTCACCACGAACTTGACCGCGGTCGTCACCGTCACCGACGACGGCGGCTCCTCGGGGCGGCTGCAAAAAGAGTTGGGCGTGCTGCCGCCGGGCGACATCCGCAACTGCCTGGTCGCGCTCGCCGACGACGAAGCGCTGGTCACCGAGCTGTTCCGCTACCGCTTCGCCGAAGGCGAAGGCCTGAGCGGTCACTCGTTCGGGAACCTGTTCCTGGCCGCGATGACCGGCATCACCGGCAACTTCGACGAGGCGATCAAGGTCTCGAGCCGCGTGCTCAACGTCAAGGGCCGCGTGTTGCCCTCGACGCTCGCGGCGGCGCGCCTGTGCGCGCAGCTCGACGACGGCACCATCGTCGAAGGCGAGTCGCAGATCTCGTCGGCCGGCGGTTCGATCGCGCGCGTCTTCCTCGATCCGCCGTTCGCCAAGCCGCTCGAGGACGTCGTCTCGGCGATTCGCGAGGCCGACGCGATCGTGCTCGGGCCCGGGTCGCTGTATACCTCGATCATGCCGAACCTGCTGGTCGACCGGGTCGCGCGCGAGATCGAAGCGTCCAACGCGGTGAAGATCTACGTCTGCAACGTCATGACGCAGCCGGGTGAAACCGACGGCTACACCGCGGCCGACCACGTGCGGGCGTTGACGCAAGGTTCGGACGCGAAGCTGTGCGACGTCGCGATCGTCAACGATGAGCTGCCGCGCAAGCTGCGCGACGCCTACGCCGTCGAAGGACAGCTGCCGGTGCGGGTCGACGAGGACGCGCTGCGCGCGCTCGGCGTGCGGGTGGTCAAGGCCGACGTGATCAGCGAGACGTTGACGGTCCGCCACGACCCCGACCGCTTGGCCGCCGTCGTCATGGCGGTCATCGACGAGGCGGTCGCGGCCCGTGCCTCGTACGTGCGCTTCCGCCCCAACAGCGGCGGCACCGCGGCCGGGCCCGCCACCGCCTAGCGGATCGCGAACCGCACCGCGTACGCTTTGTCGGCGTCCGTGTCGAGCTCGATCTGCAGCCGGTACGAACCCGTCTTCGGCAGCGCGTACGGCCGGCCGGGCGTCACCTCGGCGACCGCTCCCGCGTCGTCGGCCGGATACACCAGCACGTGCACGGGCGCGCCGGCCTGCACCACCGAGAGCGTCAGCCGCTGGCCTTTCGCGCCGCTGAACGCGTAGGAGTCGTACCACCCCGACGAGGCGCTGCCGCGCAGCACCGTCGACGACGCGCCGGCCGCGAACCGGATCGGGACGCCGTCGGGCTTCTCCGCACCGGTGTCTCCGCGCACGCGCTCGGTGCGTGCGTCGCGATACGCGCCGTTCCGCCAAACCGCGGTCGTCACGTCCACGACGAGCGCGCTGTCGTGCGCGGTGAAAACCAGCGCGGGCAACGGCGAGCCGGGCTTCGTTCCGGCGCTGATGCCGAAGGTCGCGTACAGGAGCTTCGCCGGACGACCGAAGCGCACGACGTAATACGGGCAGTTCTGCGCTCCGCAGATGCACGAATCGTCGACCGACGCCAGCGCGACCTCGTCGCCGCCGATCGAGCCCAGCCGCTGGAACGTCGCGCCCGCAACCGCGCTCGTCAGTTGCGCCCCGGTGCAGCCTGCACCATCGCCTGCGGTCACGATCAAGCTCCGCAAGGTCGCGTGCCGCGCATCGAGTGGCGCCACGGCGACGCTCATGGCGAGGATGAGTACGAGCACGTCAGCGGATACTCAACTCGAGCGAATACGGATACATCGGCTTCGGCGGCAATTCTGATCCGATGAACATGGCTGGACCGACGCGAACGTCATAGGCCCCTGACCTCGGAATGATGTACGGGGCCCGCCCGAACGGGTAATGTGTCGGATAGAGGAACGCGAACGAGTCGGACGACGTGTCGTCAGCGCGCACGATCGCTACGTCCAGCGGCGTCCCGGACCGCACATGCGAAACGGCGACCCGTTGGCCACGGCGCGCGTAGACCCGGTAGTCGTCGCCCCAGTTCATCCCGAGTCGCCCCCGCAGGAGCGCCGCCGACGTCCCTGCCCGAAAGCGGACCGTGACGAGCCAAGGTGCCCGGGTCCCGTCAAATCGCAGACGGTTCGACGAGGCTTCGTGATACACACCCCTACGCCAAACCCACCGCTCTTCGTTCGAAACGTAAGCGCTGACATGGTCGACGACGATCAACGTATCGAGTGGCCGGGCGGGAATCGTCCGCAACGTCGTACCGAACACTTGCCCGATTTCGGTAGCGACGTGCGCGTTCAGCTGCAAGATGTGGAACGGGCAGGCGGCGGCCCCACAATCTCCGCAGGGGTTCGTGAGGTATTCGAGCACGACCACGTGTCGGCCGTCGAGCTCACCGATCGGATGAGCCGCGTAGCGCGGAATCGTGCCCGGGTGATCGACGCAGCTGGGCATGTGTGCGAGAAACGTGCGAATCTCTGCTTGCTCGGCGCGCGAGAGCGTCACGGAAAGCGCTGCGGCGAGGACGAACGTGAGCATCGCGCGACTAACCTCCGTAGAGGAGCGCGACGGTACGGGCCGCCGCTGCGCGCAGGTTCGGCGCGGCGTCGCGCATCGCCCGCGCCAGCGTGACCGGCCCGGGCACGATCGGGACGCAGCGCACGCCGCGCGCGCGCAAGGCCGCCTCGGCGCCCAGGTCGACGCTGCCGCCGAACGCGATGATCGGCACGCCGGCCGCGCGCGCCACGCCGGCGACGCCGTC includes:
- a CDS encoding gluconeogenesis factor YvcK family protein codes for the protein MSARLRRSLTLARWLLPGLGVKRWLLLAVIGTALFVNGISRYLTDQGQTLRVNELVDSLVAEFFAPVYLSYVFIGVGALLAAFGIWRWLTAIVSAVTPQGSNRILDAVMQRRLQQGYRIVVVGGGTGLSTMLRGLKKVTTNLTAVVTVTDDGGSSGRLQKELGVLPPGDIRNCLVALADDEALVTELFRYRFAEGEGLSGHSFGNLFLAAMTGITGNFDEAIKVSSRVLNVKGRVLPSTLAAARLCAQLDDGTIVEGESQISSAGGSIARVFLDPPFAKPLEDVVSAIREADAIVLGPGSLYTSIMPNLLVDRVAREIEASNAVKIYVCNVMTQPGETDGYTAADHVRALTQGSDAKLCDVAIVNDELPRKLRDAYAVEGQLPVRVDEDALRALGVRVVKADVISETLTVRHDPDRLAAVVMAVIDEAVAARASYVRFRPNSGGTAAGPATA
- the rapZ gene encoding RNase adapter RapZ is translated as MRRLVIVTGLSGAGKSQAMKSFEDFGFACLDNAPPVMAVPFVALAREGGQRDAALALDVRTLGPFGDPVAAVEALQAGGQHPEVLFLDADDATLIRRYSETRRRHPYHEDGAGLGEAIAAERTALAPLRDHADVVWDTSRMTLGELKERIATTFVGGEARRLRVAIVAFGFKYGLPLDADLVFDVRFLPNPNYVEALRDLTGYDGPVAAYLEAVPDTDAFLERVLPLLDFLIPRYALEGKSQVRVAIGCTGGRHRSVYLGRRIQQHLSETTSAIATFDARDLAR